The following coding sequences are from one Shewanella eurypsychrophilus window:
- a CDS encoding tetratricopeptide repeat protein, with amino-acid sequence MCSTEHRYMRCTLRWTLLLVTFFALSACSSAPSHELVDKPEFPKTNQQLFDLSSTRIPLYSDLISLTPKQTQDIQEFVSQTDIALLPKHKQVYEYLSKKLVNFNYEGENYLASEAMLKGGGNCMSLALLTYAVAKHLGVEAVFQVMHTEPLLLEVTSNIAVTSDHVRTFLYEEKDTAQSSKGFFFSGRSYRVLDYFPGRYDRSGKIIDENQFIAMLYRNLAADSLLEGNLDLAYQLLISGLSYDEEYAPLINMMAIVHRRQGDEVTAERIYQYGLEVTDSKISLLSNYYFLLSKQGNTLAAISIKAQLLQLEDTSPYDWYLIGKDALSREDFKSAEIYLNKFLNNTPYYHKAYFDLAKAQYALGKKTSATTSIQQGIELAKQPASQNLYKAKLAWLERE; translated from the coding sequence ATGTGTAGTACTGAGCACAGATATATGCGCTGTACGTTAAGATGGACCTTACTTTTAGTCACGTTTTTTGCGCTGTCAGCATGCTCAAGCGCGCCTTCTCATGAACTTGTTGATAAGCCTGAATTCCCTAAAACTAATCAGCAACTATTTGATTTATCAAGTACTCGAATTCCCTTATATAGTGATCTTATCTCCCTCACGCCTAAGCAAACCCAGGATATTCAAGAGTTTGTCAGTCAGACTGATATTGCGTTACTGCCTAAACATAAGCAGGTTTATGAGTATTTGTCGAAAAAGTTAGTTAATTTTAATTATGAAGGTGAGAACTATTTAGCCAGTGAAGCGATGCTCAAGGGTGGTGGAAATTGCATGTCTCTGGCACTACTGACCTATGCTGTGGCGAAACACTTAGGTGTAGAGGCGGTTTTTCAAGTCATGCATACCGAACCCTTGTTACTCGAGGTGACTTCGAATATTGCCGTTACTTCAGATCATGTGCGCACGTTTCTATATGAAGAAAAAGATACTGCTCAATCGAGTAAAGGATTTTTCTTTTCAGGTAGAAGTTATCGGGTTTTGGACTACTTTCCCGGACGTTATGATCGCTCGGGTAAGATCATAGATGAAAATCAATTTATCGCTATGCTCTACAGAAACCTAGCTGCAGACTCCCTCTTAGAGGGCAATCTTGATCTAGCCTATCAACTGTTAATCTCAGGTCTGAGTTATGATGAAGAGTATGCCCCGTTGATAAATATGATGGCCATAGTACATAGACGTCAAGGGGATGAAGTGACTGCTGAACGTATTTATCAATATGGTCTAGAAGTCACAGATTCAAAAATTAGCCTATTAAGTAACTATTACTTCCTGTTATCAAAACAGGGCAATACTCTAGCTGCAATAAGCATAAAGGCGCAGTTGCTACAACTTGAGGATACCAGTCCCTATGATTGGTACCTGATAGGGAAAGATGCATTGAGTCGTGAAGATTTTAAAAGTGCAGAGATCTATCTGAATAAGTTTTTAAACAATACTCCTTATTATCATAAGGCCTACTTTGACTTAGCCAAGGCACAATATGCGCTAGGTAAAAAGACGTCAGCGACAACATCCATTCAGCAAGGTATCGAACTTGCGAAACAGCCAGCGAGTCAGAACCTGTATAAAGCCAAATTAGCTTGGCTTGAAAGAGAATAA